The DNA window AAGCTAAAAATGGTACATCACTCAACAAAATCAAGCACTTCACAGTTGCATTTCCTGATTAAAAAAATACTGTACTAATCAAAAACATCTTCttgatcatcatcatcatcaacacctTCCGACCGTCTCTTCTTCTCTTTAATCCATCCATACTTCCTAAGAACCCACAAATTCAGCCTCACAACATTCCCCATGAACACAACGGCCATAACCGTCATCCACGCCAGCACCGACTTCTCCGTGACCTCCCTTAGCATGCTACCGACCCCATCAGGCGACATGCCCGTGAGCGTGATGAAATACGTGGCCTCCAGGGCGGTGATGGCGATCCACATGATCACCATCTGCACCCACATCCACCGCCTCTTTGTCAACGGCAGCCCGCTCACCAGTACCAATATTATGCTCAGAGACGACAGGAACGCCACCGTGTTGCATATCATGAAGATTCCGTACTCCTTGGGCTGCTTATACGCCATCACCGCGTGTCCAACTGAGTGAGGGTCGGCCACAGCGTTCCCATCCTCGTCTATCACGTAGTCATCCTGCCAGACGCCACCCGGAGGAGTCAGCCCCGCCTGAAATGCCACCGTTGCAATCAGAGAAGCCACCACCATCAGTGAGCTACGCTTCCTCCCCAGCCAGTCCGCGGACTTCTTCTTCGTAGGCAATGCTCTCGTGTTCGTCCTCTTCATTGTAGCCGGAGCCCAATCGTTGCTGATCAAATGCAAATCCTTAGCATTTGAAGCCCCGGCCTTCCTGAGTAGATGCTCAATCTCCATATCTCGTAGGCCTCGTGGACTCTGTTCCAATACATCTAGAGCTGTCAATCCACTCTTATTCAACGCATTCACTTGCAATCCGTTCAATGTTACCAAATACTCGATGATCTGTTCAATTTCCACATCAAAATATCTTCATCAGATCCATATATTGGAAAACGATTGAAAATTGGTGCATTTAGTTGGTTGGAAGAAGAGGATTATCATTTATCACCACCAATTAATTCACATAAATAGAACATGATCAGGCACAAAATCTAGGGCTaaattgaagaaattgaagTGACCTGAAGATGCTTGTGAGTGATTGCAATATGCAGAGCGGTATTTCCCTCACAATCCTTCCAATTCAAAACGTCTCCGTTGCGGCTCATCTCCTCCCCCAAAACCCTAACCGCATCCGTCCTATTCCACTTGACGCACAGATGCAAACCGGTCTCGTCGCGGTCCGTCAAAGCCTGAATCAACTCAGGGTTGACTCGCACCATCTCCGCCAGAACCGCCGCCCTCCCCTTGGCCGCCGCCACGTGCAGGGGGTTCCTCCCGTCCGCGTTCCGGACAAATCCGGAATCGGCGGCCGCGCTGAGGAGCTCCCTGACGACATCGGCGTGGCCCTTGGCCGCCGCGAGGTGCAGCGGCGAGCAGCCCCGGGAGTCGAGCTCGGCAGCCAAGGCCGGAGTCCGGGAGAGAAGTAGGTTGACGAATGGGAGGTGGCCGAGCGCGGCGGCCATGTGGAGGGGGGTTTCGGAGAGGCAGGAGACG is part of the Salvia splendens isolate huo1 chromosome 6, SspV2, whole genome shotgun sequence genome and encodes:
- the LOC121806416 gene encoding ankyrin repeat-containing protein ITN1-like — translated: MEKKLSEAALQGDATALQQILTQDPLILDRIIVSCLSETPLHMAAALGHLPFVNLLLSRTPALAAELDSRGCSPLHLAAAKGHADVVRELLSAAADSGFVRNADGRNPLHVAAAKGRAAVLAEMVRVNPELIQALTDRDETGLHLCVKWNRTDAVRVLGEEMSRNGDVLNWKDCEGNTALHIAITHKHLQIIEYLVTLNGLQVNALNKSGLTALDVLEQSPRGLRDMEIEHLLRKAGASNAKDLHLISNDWAPATMKRTNTRALPTKKKSADWLGRKRSSLMVVASLIATVAFQAGLTPPGGVWQDDYVIDEDGNAVADPHSVGHAVMAYKQPKEYGIFMICNTVAFLSSLSIILVLVSGLPLTKRRWMWVQMVIMWIAITALEATYFITLTGMSPDGVGSMLREVTEKSVLAWMTVMAVVFMGNVVRLNLWVLRKYGWIKEKKRRSEGVDDDDDQEDVFD